One Methanobacterium sp. genomic region harbors:
- a CDS encoding OB-fold nucleic acid binding domain-containing protein → MENDVKSEYQRISDKISYDDFLKRIEDMKKDYEDVSFMDELDIARMIVGEYIDEENVPLAKDNELRKISELETGLHDISITGRIMRISNAKAFVTKKGKEGKVQNIMLSDDTGEIRVVLWTDNIKQLKNFSEGDIVKINNVEIKDGYRSEEAHLQGRSTIEKVEGEEADNLPEYAEKITKIADIKGEMQVNVIARVVRISRIRTYNSNGREGQFITLDLKDDTGSISLTLWNKDVEIINEIELKEGDSIKILGAQSRVRNDEVNLTHSWIGRIIKDNFDVPEYKEEVMKIGDAHEMKDVTLMGVVSKIQDAITFQRSDGSAGSVKSIVISDETGSIKITLWNDDTKLDINKGDILKITGGNIEFDDYSETGYRVNTGWSSKIVINPEEDAGLKEVLEEHKKELEPIKIEDLHKLEDEGEEVDIIGRMMDLYDANEFQRADGTTGLVRSVKIADDTGTVRASLWDDKAKLRLNRGDLVKIENAKTRFRDDSVELSIGKTVRIIKISENDAQSLPPIDELEGEMYKPIKISALENIKSERDEVGIIGRIINLYDVNEFQRSNGTMGMVRTVELADDTGSVRASFWDEKAEMGLNRGDVIWIKNARPRFRNDTVELSVGRATMVIKPKDEDIAALPSLEEIEESIYKTKKIEELTEDDKNIKLSGQIIEAYGDRILYEMCPNCNKRVEYVDDAFVCDFCGEEIQQPNYLMIVPCVIEDDTGTVRTTFFRKQAEELIGMTTEKANEVIMTTADEGSLAGKVEDLIGSEITVIADASFDEYNEEIRLIAKKIVK, encoded by the coding sequence ATGGAAAATGATGTAAAAAGCGAATATCAGCGAATCAGTGACAAAATCTCATATGACGATTTCCTAAAAAGAATAGAGGACATGAAAAAGGATTATGAAGATGTAAGTTTTATGGATGAGCTTGATATTGCAAGGATGATAGTAGGAGAATATATAGACGAAGAAAACGTTCCACTTGCAAAGGACAACGAACTACGTAAAATATCCGAATTAGAGACAGGTTTGCATGATATAAGCATAACTGGTCGGATAATGAGAATCTCCAACGCTAAAGCATTTGTAACAAAGAAAGGAAAAGAAGGTAAAGTACAAAACATTATGTTATCAGATGATACTGGGGAAATTAGAGTAGTACTCTGGACTGATAACATCAAACAACTTAAAAACTTTTCTGAAGGAGACATTGTCAAAATAAACAATGTAGAAATAAAAGATGGATACAGAAGTGAAGAGGCCCACTTACAAGGCAGATCAACCATCGAAAAAGTTGAGGGCGAAGAAGCAGATAATTTACCAGAATATGCTGAAAAAATAACAAAAATTGCAGACATTAAAGGCGAAATGCAGGTTAATGTAATTGCAAGAGTAGTTAGAATTTCAAGAATAAGAACCTACAACAGCAACGGCAGAGAAGGACAATTCATTACCCTGGATTTAAAGGATGATACAGGTTCAATATCCTTAACTTTATGGAATAAAGATGTTGAGATTATTAATGAAATAGAACTCAAAGAAGGAGATTCTATAAAAATATTAGGTGCCCAAAGCCGTGTTAGAAATGATGAAGTTAATTTAACTCATTCCTGGATTGGAAGGATAATAAAAGATAATTTCGATGTTCCCGAGTATAAAGAAGAAGTTATGAAGATCGGAGACGCCCATGAAATGAAAGATGTCACTTTAATGGGAGTTGTGAGCAAAATACAGGATGCTATCACTTTTCAACGTTCAGATGGAAGTGCTGGATCTGTAAAATCAATTGTAATTTCAGATGAGACAGGTTCCATAAAAATAACTCTCTGGAATGATGATACCAAGCTCGACATCAACAAAGGAGATATCCTGAAAATCACAGGTGGAAATATTGAATTTGATGATTATTCAGAAACTGGTTACAGGGTGAACACTGGATGGAGCAGTAAAATAGTCATAAATCCAGAAGAAGACGCTGGTTTAAAAGAAGTTCTTGAGGAACACAAAAAAGAGCTTGAACCAATCAAAATTGAAGATTTACATAAACTTGAAGATGAAGGAGAAGAAGTGGATATCATTGGAAGAATGATGGATCTTTACGATGCCAATGAATTCCAAAGAGCAGATGGAACTACAGGACTTGTAAGGTCTGTTAAAATCGCTGATGACACTGGAACAGTTCGAGCATCACTATGGGATGACAAAGCAAAGCTCAGGTTAAATAGAGGCGATCTTGTAAAGATAGAAAATGCAAAAACCAGGTTTAGAGACGACAGTGTGGAGCTTAGCATTGGAAAAACAGTTAGAATAATTAAAATAAGTGAGAATGATGCCCAGAGCCTTCCACCTATTGATGAGCTTGAAGGGGAAATGTATAAACCAATTAAAATTAGCGCTTTAGAGAACATAAAAAGTGAAAGAGACGAAGTTGGAATAATTGGACGTATAATTAATTTATATGATGTCAATGAGTTCCAAAGGTCCAATGGAACCATGGGAATGGTCAGAACAGTAGAACTTGCTGATGATACTGGTTCTGTTAGAGCTTCATTTTGGGATGAAAAAGCTGAAATGGGGTTAAACAGAGGCGATGTAATTTGGATTAAAAATGCAAGACCAAGATTCAGAAATGATACTGTTGAACTCAGTGTTGGAAGAGCCACAATGGTAATCAAACCAAAAGATGAAGATATAGCTGCACTTCCTTCACTTGAAGAAATTGAAGAATCAATATATAAAACCAAGAAAATTGAAGAACTTACAGAAGATGATAAAAACATCAAGTTAAGTGGACAAATTATTGAGGCATATGGAGATAGGATACTCTATGAAATGTGTCCAAATTGTAATAAAAGAGTAGAATACGTCGATGATGCATTTGTATGTGATTTCTGCGGAGAGGAAATACAACAACCAAACTATCTCATGATAGTTCCATGTGTAATTGAAGATGACACTGGAACGGTCAGAACAACATTCTTCAGGAAACAAGCTGAAGAATTAATTGGAATGACCACTGAGAAGGCAAATGAAGTGATTATGACGACTGCAGATGAAGGATCACTTGCAGGAAAAGTCGAAGACCTGATTGGCAGCGAGATTACTGTAATCGCAGATGCAAGCTTCGATGAATACAATGAGGAAATAAGGCTCATTGCAAAGAAGATAGTAAAATAG
- the radA gene encoding DNA repair and recombination protein RadA: protein MVELGDLPGVGEKTAQKLIDAGFADMMRLATATAKELSVKAEIGEGVAEKVIEAARKAESIDFETAFDVMERRKDIGRITCGSTALDELIGGGIETQSITEVFGEFGSGKSQISHELAVTVQLPEEKGGLDAECVFIDTENTFRPERIEQIAGGFELDNEEVLQKIHIARAFNSSHQILMADKINELIQSGTNIKLVIVDSLTAHFRAEYVGRETLATRQQKLNQHLHTLQNIANTYNVAVFVTNQVQARPDAFFGSPTKAVGGHVLGHAATYRIWLKKGLAGKRIARLVDSPHLPEGESVFKIVTEGIVD from the coding sequence ATGGTCGAATTAGGAGATTTACCCGGTGTTGGGGAAAAAACTGCTCAAAAGTTGATAGATGCAGGTTTTGCAGACATGATGAGACTTGCAACAGCAACTGCCAAAGAACTCAGTGTAAAAGCTGAAATCGGTGAAGGGGTCGCTGAAAAGGTCATTGAAGCTGCAAGGAAAGCTGAATCAATTGATTTTGAAACCGCTTTTGATGTGATGGAACGTAGGAAAGACATAGGTAGAATAACCTGTGGAAGTACTGCTCTTGATGAACTCATTGGTGGTGGAATCGAAACACAATCCATAACAGAAGTATTTGGTGAATTCGGTTCAGGAAAAAGTCAGATATCTCATGAACTTGCAGTTACAGTACAGCTTCCAGAAGAAAAAGGCGGTCTTGATGCAGAATGTGTCTTCATAGATACAGAAAACACATTTAGGCCAGAAAGGATAGAGCAAATTGCAGGAGGATTTGAACTTGATAATGAAGAAGTACTGCAGAAAATACACATTGCAAGAGCCTTTAATTCAAGTCACCAAATCCTGATGGCAGACAAAATAAACGAGTTAATCCAAAGTGGAACAAATATAAAACTGGTTATAGTAGATTCTTTAACTGCGCACTTTAGAGCAGAATACGTAGGAAGGGAAACACTTGCAACAAGGCAACAAAAACTAAACCAGCACCTCCACACGTTACAAAATATTGCAAACACCTACAATGTAGCAGTGTTTGTTACAAACCAGGTGCAGGCAAGACCTGACGCTTTCTTTGGAAGCCCAACAAAAGCTGTCGGAGGTCACGTGCTTGGACACGCTGCAACCTACAGAATATGGCTTAAAAAGGGCCTTGCTGGAAAACGAATTGCAAGACTCGTAGACAGTCCTCATTTACCTGAAGGTGAATCTGTATTCAAGATAGTAACTGAAGGTATTGTTGATTAA
- a CDS encoding MurT ligase domain-containing protein → MDMSLIKKLRLSLSIITGKLVRFGLKTTGRTATALPGNIALRIEPDLLKIVNERCKKKVIVTGTNGKTTTNNLIAHILGGNFKNVLSNLRGANMPQGIASSFIENNKDEYDWGVFEVDEGSFTRIMRDIEPDYIVVTNFFRDQLDRYGEIENTVSMVYETIKPLNTSLILNADDPLVSKFKNLNKNNIFYGIKKNKFSSKNEKIVETRNCPSCNSYIDYEYFNYGQLGSYNCKECGFKNPYYDYYIENINYKDNKYCFDINTAKETFKDTCFEYEGIYNIYNCCAAFTFSCEIGIGPSEIIHRMENFDYKLGRMEEIKFRDKIIKIVLTKNPIGLTEVIKSISHDKRRKAILFILNDNPADGQDISWIWDAGLSKFKNIENLKKIYCSGKRAEDIALRIEYAHIPTEIIKIDDDMQESIKETVHEDVEIAYILPTYTAVFETRDMVLNLTHGK, encoded by the coding sequence ATGGACATGAGTCTAATTAAAAAATTAAGGCTTTCTTTATCGATCATAACCGGTAAGTTAGTAAGATTTGGGCTTAAAACAACAGGAAGGACCGCTACAGCATTACCTGGGAATATTGCGCTTAGAATAGAACCAGATCTTCTGAAAATCGTGAATGAAAGATGTAAAAAGAAAGTTATTGTAACTGGTACAAATGGTAAAACTACCACAAATAACTTAATTGCCCATATATTAGGGGGCAATTTTAAAAATGTCCTCTCAAACTTGAGGGGTGCAAATATGCCCCAAGGCATTGCAAGCAGTTTTATCGAAAACAATAAGGACGAATACGATTGGGGAGTCTTCGAAGTAGATGAAGGCTCTTTTACAAGAATAATGAGAGATATTGAACCAGATTATATCGTTGTGACCAACTTTTTCAGGGACCAGCTCGACAGATATGGGGAAATAGAAAACACTGTATCCATGGTTTATGAAACCATTAAACCTTTAAATACATCCCTTATTTTAAATGCAGACGACCCACTTGTATCTAAATTTAAAAATTTAAATAAAAATAATATATTCTACGGGATTAAAAAGAATAAATTCAGCAGCAAAAATGAAAAAATAGTGGAAACACGAAATTGTCCATCATGCAACAGTTATATTGATTATGAATATTTTAACTATGGACAATTAGGCAGTTACAACTGTAAAGAATGTGGATTTAAAAATCCCTATTATGATTATTACATTGAAAATATCAATTATAAGGATAACAAATATTGTTTTGATATTAATACTGCTAAAGAAACATTTAAAGATACATGTTTTGAGTACGAAGGAATTTACAACATTTATAATTGTTGCGCAGCATTTACGTTTAGCTGCGAAATAGGAATTGGACCATCTGAAATTATTCATAGGATGGAAAATTTTGACTATAAACTAGGAAGAATGGAAGAAATTAAATTTAGAGACAAAATCATAAAAATTGTGCTAACTAAAAATCCCATTGGACTTACAGAAGTAATTAAAAGCATATCCCATGATAAAAGAAGAAAAGCCATTCTTTTTATTTTAAATGATAATCCCGCAGATGGCCAGGATATCTCATGGATATGGGATGCAGGGCTAAGCAAATTCAAGAACATCGAAAACTTAAAAAAAATCTATTGTTCTGGAAAAAGGGCCGAAGATATTGCACTAAGAATTGAATACGCCCATATTCCTACAGAAATTATAAAAATAGATGATGACATGCAGGAATCAATCAAAGAAACAGTTCATGAAGATGTTGAAATTGCATATATACTGCCCACATACACAGCAGTTTTCGAGACCAGGGACATGGTACTAAATTTAACACATGGCAAGTAA
- a CDS encoding glutamine amidotransferase: MELNIYHMYPDILNLYGDIGNVICLKRRCEWRGITPHIINFSLNEEKHDLSEGDIFFIGGGSDRGQGIVYSDFLKYKDSFKDIIEDYGVVLAICGGYQLLGEKYIDNEGKEVSGLEIFNYSTVSEEGRLIGNVIIENQLGLTPKTIVGFENHGGRTYSDYNPLGLVKSGYGNNGKDKKEGIVYKNCIGTYLHGPILPKNPHLADYLILKALQRKYEVEKLQSLNDDFENLAHKKVIKLYCR; the protein is encoded by the coding sequence ATGGAATTAAATATATACCATATGTATCCAGATATTCTAAATTTGTATGGAGACATTGGTAATGTAATCTGCCTGAAAAGGAGATGCGAATGGAGAGGGATTACTCCCCATATAATTAATTTTAGCTTAAATGAGGAGAAACATGATTTAAGTGAAGGAGATATCTTTTTTATAGGCGGCGGATCGGATAGAGGCCAGGGAATAGTATATTCTGATTTTTTAAAATATAAAGATTCTTTTAAAGATATTATCGAAGATTACGGTGTTGTCCTTGCTATATGCGGAGGATATCAACTTTTAGGTGAGAAATATATTGATAATGAAGGTAAAGAAGTCTCTGGTCTTGAGATATTCAATTATTCGACTGTAAGTGAAGAAGGAAGACTAATTGGGAATGTTATAATTGAAAATCAATTAGGATTAACTCCTAAAACTATTGTAGGGTTTGAAAATCATGGTGGAAGGACATACAGCGACTATAACCCTTTAGGGTTAGTAAAATCAGGATATGGAAATAATGGAAAAGATAAAAAAGAAGGTATAGTCTATAAAAACTGCATAGGTACCTATCTTCATGGCCCCATACTTCCAAAAAACCCGCATTTAGCTGATTACTTAATTTTAAAAGCATTACAAAGAAAGTACGAAGTTGAAAAATTACAGTCTTTAAATGATGACTTTGAAAATTTAGCCCATAAAAAAGTAATAAAACTTTACTGTAGATAA
- a CDS encoding class II glutamine amidotransferase produces MCELLGLSFNTHVRPNLSFKGFRLRGKANPDGWGISFYPDKSTQIIKEPLEAEESLLSEFIELYPKIKSKIFVAHVRLNSAAPPAHMNTHPFGRELNGISFAFAHNGNLTNYQKDFDISTFKPIGETDSEAAFCHLLNRIKEKKIKFFDNSSYRWLLDELRHINNYGKFNCIFSDGKHLFCYYDMNGFNSLFYLHREAPYHHTHLSDEHFDIHLKEQKSTEKEGYIIATRPLTDEKWQKFEPGELKILKNGKIIRNE; encoded by the coding sequence ATGTGTGAACTGCTGGGATTATCATTTAATACACATGTAAGGCCTAATCTGTCTTTTAAAGGATTTCGCCTTAGAGGTAAAGCAAATCCTGATGGATGGGGCATATCTTTTTACCCAGATAAATCTACACAGATTATAAAAGAGCCTTTAGAAGCTGAAGAAAGCTTATTATCCGAATTTATCGAACTTTATCCTAAAATTAAATCAAAAATATTTGTTGCACATGTAAGACTAAATAGCGCCGCACCGCCTGCACATATGAATACTCATCCCTTTGGACGTGAATTAAACGGCATAAGTTTTGCTTTTGCACATAATGGAAATCTAACTAATTATCAAAAAGATTTTGACATTTCTACTTTTAAACCGATTGGTGAAACTGATTCTGAAGCTGCTTTCTGCCATTTACTCAACAGAATAAAGGAAAAAAAGATTAAATTTTTTGATAATTCCAGTTATAGATGGTTACTTGATGAATTAAGGCATATCAACAATTATGGCAAATTTAACTGTATTTTTTCAGATGGCAAACATTTATTCTGTTATTATGACATGAACGGATTTAACAGCCTATTCTACCTTCACCGCGAGGCCCCCTACCACCATACACATCTTTCAGATGAACATTTTGATATACATCTTAAAGAACAAAAATCAACTGAAAAAGAAGGATATATAATAGCTACACGACCTTTAACTGATGAAAAATGGCAAAAGTTTGAGCCAGGGGAACTTAAAATCCTGAAAAATGGCAAAATAATTCGTAATGAGTGA
- a CDS encoding AEC family transporter, translating to MNSVETIIPIIAMILLGYVLKRTNVLKAEDAVSLNKIVINIAIPSLIFLAIYKVNLSILPLIVPIPIICISVGIISGLIAYLILTLKNYPNKTKWSVVSTSALFNSGFLGYPVVLGVFGTDGFIRAIFYDMGSMILFISFGIFFLLMLGGKYSDILKRSLLFPPLWGIIMGLLLNFLNIPLGYVITQTLTYLSGAAIPLIMISLGLSMEFRGIKEHIGLASLVSSIKLGIAPLIAFIIVLILGMGGLEKSVTVLEAGMPSAMLALVLAITYELDIKVSAACIFLSTVLSMITLPILLFLV from the coding sequence ATGAACTCAGTTGAAACCATTATCCCCATCATAGCCATGATTCTTCTTGGTTATGTCTTAAAAAGAACCAATGTTTTAAAGGCGGAAGACGCAGTATCTCTAAATAAAATTGTGATAAATATTGCAATTCCATCACTCATATTCCTTGCAATATACAAAGTAAATTTATCTATTCTTCCACTTATAGTTCCAATTCCAATTATATGCATATCTGTTGGAATAATTTCTGGTTTAATTGCTTATTTGATTTTAACTCTTAAAAATTACCCAAATAAAACTAAATGGAGTGTTGTATCAACTAGTGCTCTTTTTAATTCTGGTTTTCTTGGATACCCTGTTGTGCTAGGTGTTTTCGGAACAGATGGATTTATAAGAGCTATTTTCTATGATATGGGCTCTATGATCCTTTTTATAAGTTTTGGAATATTCTTCCTTTTAATGCTAGGTGGAAAATATTCAGATATTTTAAAAAGATCACTCCTGTTTCCTCCACTTTGGGGAATTATCATGGGTCTCCTGTTAAATTTTTTAAATATACCACTTGGATATGTAATTACACAAACATTAACTTACTTAAGTGGCGCTGCCATACCTCTTATAATGATATCCTTAGGGTTATCTATGGAATTTAGAGGAATTAAAGAACATATTGGACTTGCATCATTAGTATCCTCCATAAAATTAGGTATAGCTCCATTAATAGCATTTATAATTGTCCTTATTCTAGGTATGGGTGGCCTTGAAAAATCAGTTACAGTTTTAGAAGCAGGAATGCCCTCAGCAATGCTCGCACTTGTTCTGGCCATTACCTATGAGCTAGACATAAAAGTATCAGCAGCATGTATCTTTTTAAGTACTGTACTGAGTATGATAACTCTCCCTATACTATTATTTTTAGTATGA